Proteins encoded within one genomic window of Besnoitia besnoiti strain Bb-Ger1 chromosome II, whole genome shotgun sequence:
- a CDS encoding putative DNA replication licensing factor (encoded by transcript BESB_035190) — protein MFSHFPCFLQSSGGARGRGRASQGSSPFRRRGDESDQEAPVDGEQGVVLSEVDEEDDDQGRLRGGVLDENVDYFQGTRELDVEERRAEEEGEKIIDEENADDLVYGMRDDEREREAFLAAGMDADAFDASLIDDEGLDDLDPHLEEKARRAAERHLAAREKEARRRKRGDRARGDIWAQLLEEDDEGVSEMDRVLRRVEERRRRFFSGTGVGGRGIEHINLHDLNEAKKLLTESNPALVPFGEQHQQAMDTLFKYFLYKFNLFAFRRGQQGGGMEEDEGDNKKDDKALYYLDKIQEMIREDRATMLVDTRHLIFFSDQLVKWIEAYPLPSLQVLNDAVTVEAEASCPSLYATRICSVVLTDWPYKEELRQLRCTHLNSLISVSGVVTRRSSVLPKMRLLYLKCNNCLNSITDIPIQLVQGRKNDAMPRKCPHCQGSRFIIDRVKTAFVDFQRLTLQESPGKVPPGRPPRQREVIVTGELVDSIKPGEEVDVLGIYQTKCDYSLNVKTGFPILATEILANNIVRTSDARLTEFTEDDLREIKQLSRDPHIRERILASIAPALWGNREVKTAIAYALFGGVAKGRNSGDKGQDGDAASLLMGAHNVLGKSHLGGSWAGGADARGGDENAAQGGTLGSSPHAIRGDINVLLLGDPGLGKSQALQYVARTFPRTVCTTGKGASAVGLTAGVRKDPQTGEWTLEGGALVLADEGICLIDEFDKMVDRDRVSIHEAMEQQSISISKAGIVTTLRARCSVIAAANPKFGRYVPSYTFKENVDLSDPILSRFDLVAVLRDTPDADEDHYLAEYVLTHHQLAHPNISHLENYQQRMEELEHIMLGNQAYEPIPQDLLQKYILYARANCRPVLDPSLPSLAAKVSSFYARLRRRAAATGGLPLTLRHVEALLRMAEANAKMRLSPVVSNTDVDFAIASLLDSFISSQKFAVQQRLGREFARYRALARGGWATLAALLRRLMQQRLQRAMLQRAGGMDPDAMEPLSQADLDRARRVKVHEFVKVAAQNKFTAYQVEAWMASSHFTEQFRILQDGDEKVIVSLNWSRPGAVAAEASS, from the exons ATGTTTTCTCATTTTCCCTGTTTTCTTCAGTCGTCGGGTGGAGCAAGAGGGCGCGGCCGTGCATCCCAAGGGAGCTCGCCTTTCCGCCGTCGTGGAGACGAAAGCGACCAGGAGGCCCCCGTCGACGGAG AGCAAGGCGTGGTGCTGTCTGAGGTCGATGAGGAAGATGACGACCAGGGCAGactgcgcggaggcgtcctCGATGAGAACGTCGACTACTTCCAGGGAACCCGCGAGCTGGACGTGGAGGAACGGagggcggaagaagagggcgagaaaATCATCGATGAAGAAAATGCGGACGACCTCGTCTATGGCATGCG CGAtgacgagcgcgagcgcgaggcgttcctcgcggcgggcatggacgccgacgccttcgACGCCTCGCTGATTGACGACGAAGGGCTCGATGACTTGGATCCACATCtggaagagaaggcgcgcagggccGCTGAGCGCCATTTGGCTGCGCGCgaaaaggaggcgcggcggcggaagcgcggcgacagagccAGAGGAGACATCTGGGCTCAGCTCCTCG AGGAAGATGACGAAGGCGTCTCGGAGATGGACCGCGTTCTtcggcgcgtcgaggagcgccggcgccgcttcttTTCTGGCACGGGTGTCGGGGGTCGCGGCATCGAGCACATCAACCTCCACGACCTCAATGAAGCGAAA AAACTCCTGACAGAGTCGAATCCCGCACTCGTCCCCTTCGGCGAACAGCACCAGCAAGCCATGGACACGCTTTTCAAGTATTTTCTATACAAGTTCAACTtgttcgccttccgccgcgggcagcagggcggcggcatggaggaggacgagggtGACAACAAGAAGGACGACAAGGCGCTGTACTACCTCGACAAAATTCAGGAAATGATTCGCG AGGACCGCGCGACCATGCTGGTCGATACTCGGCATCTGATCTTCTTCTCGGATCAGCTAGTCAAGTGGATTGAGGCCTacccgctgccgtcgctccaGGTGCTGAACGACGCAGTCACAGTCGAAGCCGAGGCCTCCTGTCCTTCGCTGTACGCGACGCGAATCTGCTCAGTCGTGCTCACTGACTGGCCGTACAAGGAGGAGCTCCGTCAGCTGCGGTGCACCCACCTGAACTCGCTCATCTCTGTCTCCGGCGTCGTGACCCGGAGGTCCTCCGTCTTGCCAAAGATGCGCCTGCTGTACCTGAaatgcaacaactgcttgAACAGCATCACAGACATCCCCATCCAACTGGTCCAGGGCAGAAAGAACGACGCGATGCCGAGAAA GTGCCCGCACTGCCAGGGCTCGCGGTTCATCATCGACCGCGTGAAGACGGCGTTCGTCGATTTTCAGCGGCTGACTCTGCAGGAGTCTCCGGGAAAAGTCCCCCCGggccggcctcctcggcaGCGCGAGGTGATTGTGACGGGCGAGCTGGTCGACAGCATCAAGCCGGGCGAGGAGGTGGACGTTCTCGGCATCTATCAGACCAAGTGCGACTACTCGCTGAACGTGAAGACTGGATTTCCGATCCTAGCCACGGAGATCCTCGCCAACAACATCGTGCggacgagcgacgcgcgcttgACCGAGTTCACTGAGGACGACCTGCGAGAGATCAAGCAGCTCTCTCGCGACCCGCACATCCGCGAGCGCATCTTGGCGTCGATTGCCCCCGCCCTCTGGGGCAACCGCGAAGTGAAGACCGCCATCGCGTACGCGCTCTTTGGAGGCGTCGCCAAGGGCCGGAACAGCGGCGACAAGGGacaggacggcgacgccgccagtCTCCTGATGGGCGCCCACAACGTGCTTGGAAAGTCGCACCTCGGCGGCAGCtgggctggcggcgcagatgcgcgaggcggcgacgaaaaCGCTGCCCAGGGCGGCACCCTCGGCTCCAGTCCCCATGCAATCAGAGGCGACATCAacgtccttctcctcg gTGACCCCGGGCTGGGGAagtcgcaggcgctgcagtaCGTCGCCCGAACCTTCCCGCGCACAGTCTGCACAACCGGCAAGGGTGCCTCAGCTGTCGGTCTGACGGCCGGCGTGCGGAA AGACCCGCAGACTGGCGAGTGGACGCTGGAGGGCGGTGCCCTCGTGCTGGCAGACGAGGGCATTTGCCTGATTGACGAGTTCGACAAAATGGTTGACCGCGACCGGGTGTCCATTCACGAGGCGATGGAGCAGCAGTCCATCTCGATCTCCAAGGCCGGCATCGTGACgacgcttcgcgcgcggTGCTCGGTcatcgccgcggcgaacccGAAATTCG GTCGCTACGTCCCTTCGTACACCTTCAAGGAGAACGTGGACTTGTCGGATCCGATTTTGTCGCGATTTGACCTTGTCGCGGTCCTCAGAGACACG ccgGACGCCGACGAAGATCACTACCTGGCGGAGTATGTGCTGACGCACCACCAGCTGGCACATCCGAACATCTCTCACTTGGAGAATTACCAGCAGCGCATGGAGGAGCTGGAGCACATCATGCTCGGAAACCAAGCCTACGAGCCGATTCCTCAAGACCTGCTTCAAAAGTATATCCTCTACGCAAG AGCCAACTGCCGCCCGGTCCTTGATCCCTCGCTTCCCTCGCTGGCTGCCAAAGTCTCATCCTTCtatgcgcgcctgcgccgaagagccgcagcgaccgGCGGGCTGCCTCTCACGCTGCGTCACGTCGAGGCCCTCCTCCGCATGGCTGAA GCGAACGCGAAGATGAGGCTCTCTCCCGTCGTCAGCAACACAGATGTTGACTTCGCGATTGCGTCGCTCCTGGACTCGTTCATTTCCTCCCAGAAGTTTGCCgttcagcagcgcctcggccgcgaaTTCGCCAG GTaccgcgcgctggcgcggggcggctgggcgacgctcgcggcgtTGCTGCGACGGCtcatgcagcagcggctccagCGGGCGATGCTGCAACGCGCGGGCGGCATGGACCCCGACGCGATGGAACCGCTGAGTCAAGCCGATCTCGATCGTGCGCGGAGAGTCAAAGTCCACGAGTTTGTCAAG GTTGCCGCCCAGAACAAGTTCACCGCCTATCAAGTCGAAGCCTGGATGGCCTCTTCGCATTTCACCGAGCAGTTCCGCATTCTCCAA gacggcgacgagaaaGTTATTGTGTCGCTCAACTGGAGCCGGCCGGGGGCGGTGGCAGCCGAAGCGAGCAGCTAA